CTCAAAAACGCTGGTGTGCAGCAGCAGGCATTGAAAATGTTCAAACCGTTTCTGATCACCGTGACCTTTCTTTCGGAGAAGCTTATGGGGTTGCCATCCAGGAACTTCGCCTATTGGCTCGTGCCGTTTTTGTTGTCGATTCAAATGACACAGTTACATATGCGGAATATGTAAGTGAAGCAACAGATCATCCAAACTATGAAGCGGCCGTGGAAGCTGCTAAGCAGGCGAAATAATCATAGAATATTGAAAGCTCCGGATTTGGTCCGGGGCTTTATTTTTTACTTCCCTTCAGCACCAAACTTGTGAATGAAACAAAAGCCCGTTAAAATAGGAAAAAGAATAAGGACGGGAGGAATAAGCTGTGAAAATAACTCCGGTTGAGGATTTATTTACCATTTTAAATGAAACGGCTACGATTATGCAGGAAGAACTGCATTCTACATACCTTGAAGCTCTTGCAGAAACAGGAGAGAATTTATTCCATGAAAGCATTCTTCAGGATGAGCTAAGCGAATTAACAGTAAAAAGGCTTAGGAAGAGTTATGAATCAATTAACTTAAGCAGCTACTCAAAAGAAGAGATTAGAAAATCCTTTCAGCTTGCCATATTAAAAGGCATGAAAGAAAATGTACAGCCTAATCATCAAATGACTCCTGATGCAGTGGGCATGCTAATGGGGTATCTAGTCGAAAAATTCATTCAGGAAAAAGTTTCCGCCTGCTGGATCCTGCAGTAGGAACAGGAAATTTATTGACAACTGTAATGAATCACCAAAAGGATAAAACGGTTGAGGCAACTGGGATTGAGATTGACGACTTATTAATTAAGCTTGCTTATATAAATGCCAATTTACAGGAGCATCCCATTCAATTTTTTAACCAGGATAGCCTTGAGCCCCTGTTTATAGAAGCTGCTGATGCTGTAGTGAGTGATCTGCCTATTGGCTATTATCCGAATGATGTCCGTTCAGCTGAGTATAAGTTAAAAGCAGATGAGGGACATTCCTATTCCCATCACTTATTTATTGAGCAGAGCATGAATCATGTGAAATCTGGAGGTTATTTATTTTTCATCATTCCAAATGGGCTGTTTGAAAGTGAACAGGCACCAAAGCTGCATGAATTCATTAAGGAAACTGCCTATATTCAAGGTTTGGTCCAGCTGCCGCTTACCATGTTCAAAAATGAAAAAGCTGCCAAAAGCATATTTATCCTTCAGAAAAAAGGGGATGGAGTCACTCCACCTAAGCAGGCTCTGCTGGTCAACTTGCCCAGCTTGTCCAAAACAGCAGAAGCTGAAAAAATTCTCAAGAAAATTGATGTCTGGTTTAAAGAAAGCAAATAAGGATAAACGAAAAGAAGCCGTGCATTTGCCGGCTTCTTTTTAAATGTATGGAAAGTATAATTTTTACACATTGATAACTGTCTAGCGCAAGCAGCCTACCCCTCGAGGTCACAAGCCGTTTCCTTTCAGAAGGAAGAGCGCCTTTCTTACAGCAACCGTCATATGCCTATCGTCCCTGGGCAGTTTCCTCCACATTTCGGGGGAATCCTCACAAAAAGGCAAAGGACGCCTTTCCGAGAGGCACGTCTTGTGCATGTCCGGGGTGGGCAAGGCGCTGCCGCTTTTCTTTAAATATAGGGAAGTATCAGAAAATATTTAATTTATCATGAAAACGATACCATTGCAAGGTGCTTCTTGAAATGTATTGCTTACAGTGTTTAAATGGGAAATTGAGAGATATTAATTGTGGCCGATGCACAGAATAAAGTTGTATTACTTTTAGTGTCGTATCACACATTGTTATATAAAAGTATGGGTTTGGAGAGACAATGAAGTCCCTTTGAACATCTTCTAAAGGAGCGGTAGCTTTATGGCAAAAATCATAGCAATCAATGCCGGCAGTTCTTCGTTAAAATTTCAATTATTTGACATGCCGAGTGAAGAGGTTATTACCAAAGGATTAATCGAGCGTATTGGGCTGGATAATGCAGTCTTCAATATCTCTGTAAATGGAGAAAAAATCAAGGAAGTAACGGATATACCTGATCATGCAGTTGCGGTTAAAATCCTGCTTGATAAATTAACAAATCTTGGGATTATTAAATCTCTTGATGAGATCGAAGGAATTGGCCATCGTGTAGTACACGGCGGTGAGGCATTCAACGATTCTGTAGTCATTACGGATGAAGTGCTTGCGAAAATAGATGAACTTTCTGAACTTGCACCCCTTCATAACCCGGCTAATATTACGGGAATTAAGGCATTCCAGCAGGTTCTTCCAAATGTGCCTGCAGTGGCGGTATTTGATACAGCATTTCATCAGACGATGCCTGAAAGCTCATTCCTATATAGTCTGCCATATGAGTATTATGAAAAGTATGGCATCCGCAAGTATGGATTCCATGGCACTTCACATAAATATGTATCAGAGCGTGCTGCAGAAATGCTTGGCCGACCGCTTGAACAGCTTCGCCTCATCTCCTGCCATTTAGGGAATGGAGCGAGTATTACAGCTATTGAAGGCGGAAAGTCAATCGATACCTCCATGGGGTTCACTCCGTTAGCGGGTGTTACAATGGGTACGCGCTCAGGTAACATTGACCCTGCACTTATTCCATTCATTATGGAAAAGACGGGTAAGAATGCAGATGAAGTTCTTGACGTTCTAAATAAAAAGAGCGGTATGCTGGGTGTTTCCGGATTCTCCAGTGATCTTCGCGATATTGAAGTTCAAGCTGTTGAAGGAAATGAAAGAGCAGAATTGGCTCTTGAAGTATTCGCAAACAGAATCCATAAATATATCGGATCCTATGCATCCCGCATGTATGGCGTAGATGCGATCATCTTCACAGCCGGAATCGGTGAGAATAGTGATGTCATCCGTGATCGTGTTCTTCAGGGGCTGGAATTCATGGGCGTATACTGGGATCCTGCATTAAATAAAGTACGCGGTGAAGAAGCATTCATTAACTACCCTCATTCACCAGTTAAAGTCATGATTATCCCGACAAATGAGGAAGTCATGATTGCACGTGATGTTTTGAGATTGTCTAAATAACATTCATAACAAGGCAAGGGCTAATGCTCTTGTCTTTTTGTTTTTATCGAGATTTAGTCCCCGCCAGGCGGAAGGAGAATTCATCATCTGCTTATGCTATACTGAGTCCAAGAAAAAATGTTTTGGGAGGAATTGCGATGCCATTGAACGAACGGGAAGAAAGTGTTTTGACCGGTATTCAGGAGTGGGAGAACAAGCTGTTAAATTATGAGCCCAATGATTTGGAAATGGTTTATGATAAATCATTGGAAAGGTCTTTCTCACTATTGCCTGAAGAAGTTCAGCAGCAATTTTTTCAGCAATGGATAGCTGGCTGTTTCATCTTCATGCGCTTATTCAAGGCTCTCAGCTTCAAATGGATGCGAAAGAGCGCATTTTGACAGCAGGCCGTGTTTTTCATTCTGATATTGAAACGATTGAAGACCTTAAGCAATTGACTATCGACCAGCTTCAATACATAGCTCAGCAGCAGATTGCCCGGCATCGTCTTTATTCTTTTGCGCAAGGCGGCATTGCAGGTTCAGGCAGCTCACTCATGCTGGGTACAGATATTCCTGCTATGGCGGTTATTAATCTTCGTGCCGTCCAGCTGATTGCCATGACCTATGGTTTTGAAGTCAATACTCCATTCGAAATGATGAGCTCTCTTAAGGTTTTTCACGCAGCCACACTGCCGCCGCGCATGCAGGGCAGTGCTTGGGAAGAATTAAAGAACGAGCTGAAGAATCAGGAAGAATTCTATTTTTATGAGGGAAAAGAAGAATTGACTGATATAACCTGGGTTGAGCAGCCAATGAAGCAGCTTTTTAAAGCGATGGCTATTTACTTTTTTCGGAGAAAATCCGTTCAAGGAATTCCTTTCATCAGCATGGCCATTGGAGCCGGGACCAATTATCAGCTGACAAGAAAAGTAACAGATTTCGCTCATAAATATTATCAAATGAGATATTTGCATAGAAAAAACAATCAGCAGTAAACTCCCGGATAACTATGATTTATAAGCAAAGGTGATGCCAAATGAGTACATTCGAGCATAAAAAAGAAGCGCCAAAAGAAGTTAGATGCAAAGTGGTCACCGTGAGTGATACGAGAGATAAAGAAACTGATAAAAGCGGAAAGCTGATGATCCGCCTGCTGGAAGAGGCAGGACATGTCATATCTGACTATGAAATCGTCAAGGATGAAGGAAGTCTCATTCGCCAGGCCGTATTAAAAGGTTGTGAAAACCCCGGCATTGATGCTGTACTTACAAATGGAGGCACTGGAATTGCGTTAAGGGACGTGACTATTGAGACAGTAAGACAATTATTTGATAAAGAAATGGACGGATTCGGCGAATTGTTCAGAATGCTAAGCTATACGGAAGATATCGGGTCTGCGGCCATTCTTTCACGGGCTGCTGCAGGCACAGTTCAAAATAAAGCAGTTTTCTCAACACCAGGATCATCAGGGGCAGTTCGCCTTGCGATGAATAAGCTGATTTTGCCTGAACTCGGGCATATCGTCAGGGAACTAAGGAAAGATTTATAAAGGGCAAAAAAACCTTTCCGCCGCGGAAAGGTTTTTTTGAAAAGAGAAGGAAGTATCATTTTTGAACTTTGAGAACCGTCTAGCGTAAGCAGCCCTCCCCCTCGAATTGACGCAGGACAAGGAAGGCTTCGAAAGGCTTCGGCAGCAAAAACATCGCGACCGAAAGCGGCGGCTTTTGAGAGGACGTGGCGTTCTTAGTCTGCATTTCTTCCTGGGCAAGGCGCTTCCGCTTTTCTATTATGAATGCATTTTCCCTGTAATATCCTGATTCGTTCGATACCATAGCCACAGATCATTTATGACTGATGCCAGTTCTGAAATTTCACTGTTAAGTCTGCATGATCTTTCGAAATTGCCCTCATCTGATAGCTCAGCCTGTTTCCTGTTGATATCCGCTTCAAGCTCTGCGATGCGGTCAGGAATCCTGCCTCTTATTTTTTCCCACTGAAACAGGATCATCTGCTGTGTTTTTGGTGAATATTCATCCCAATCCCGATCAAAGGCCGGTATAGGAATGCCAAGACGGCGATTATGTGAAAAATGCTCTTCCATTATGAATCCCCCAAACGATAATCTTGTTTTTATTTTACTATAAAGGTGTTTATGGTGCATGGATGTTTTAGTATTCAATCTTTTTTGCAGATACTACTATGGGACTAATGTGAAAATAAATGAACTTGGTTCACAAGTACTGATTTAATAGAAAGGCTATGGGATTGGTTTGCAGATTTAATAGAAATCGAATAGTATATTTACTATTAAGAATATTTAATTATTTTAAAGGGGGAGAATATGAAAAGGTTTATAACACGCTTAACAGTTTTAGGCCTGGTGTTGAGTTTGCTTTTGCCTTATCCCATTGCAGCCTTAGGAGTGGAATTGGGCACAACAGATAGCAGCAGTTCAGAAGAGCAAGTCTTTAAACATAAAAAACCATTAGAATATCCAACCTTGTCAAAAGCAAAGCGCCCCGAGGATGCAGGCTTTTCTTCCAAAAGGCTCAAAGAGGTTGATAAGCTGATCGAGGGAGAAATAGAAAATGGTTTTCCAGGAGCAGCTTTAGTCGTAATTAAAGATGGAAAGATTGTTAAAAACTCCGCATATGGTTCAGCCAAAATATTTGATAAAACTGATCCATTAACTCACCCGCAGAAAATGAAGACAAAAACCATGTTTGACTTAGCATCAAACACGAAAATGTATGCCGTTAACTTTTCACTGCAGCATCTTGTCAGTGAAGGTAAGATCAATCTTGAAGAAAAAATTCAGCATTATTTTCCTGCATTTAAAGATTCAGCGGACGATGAAATAAAAGGGAAAGGTGAACTCCGGATAATCGACTTGCTTCATCATACTGCCGGATTTCCTTCAAGCATCCATTATCATAATCCTGAAAGGGCGGGAGAATTGTATTCCCAGGAACGCAGTAAAACGCTTTCCATGATTTTAAAAACTCCCCTTCAGTATGAACCTGGCACCAAACAGGTTTACAGTGACATTGACTATATGCTGCTGGGATTTATTATTGAAAAAATAACGGGAATGCAGCTGGACCATTATACTGAGAATCATATCTATAAGCCCTTAGGGTTAAAGCATACTTTATTTAATCCGCTCCGCAAGGGTTTCAAAGAAAAGGATTTCGCTGCAACTGAATTACACGGCAACACCAGGGATGGGGTCATTTCCTTCCCTAATATTCGGACCTATACTCTCCAGGGAGAGGTTCATGATGAGAAGTCTTTTTATTCAATGGATGGAATATCCGGGCATGCTGGCCTCTTTTCCACAACTTCAGATCTTGCTGTCCTGATGCAGGTGATGCTTAATGATGGAGGCTATGGAAATGTAAAGTTATTTGATAAACGCACAATTGATGAGTTTGTAGAACCATATGATATGAACCCTACATATGGGTTAGGATGGCGTTTGAACGGAGATTCAAGTATGGAGTGGATGTTCAGCCAGTATGCCGGGAAAAAGTTTTTGGACATACTGGCTGGACAGGAACGGTAACGGTGATAGACAGGGAAAATAATTTAGCTGTCGCTCTCCTGACAAATAAAAAACATTCTCCAGTCATCGATCCATTAAAAGATCCGCATAAGTTTCAAGGTGACACATACAGCATCAGTCAATATGGAAGTGTAATTTCAGCGGTTTATGAAGCATTAAATGACTAAACTATTACAGGGCAAAAGCCAAAACGGGGCTTTTGCCTTTTTTGTTGGGAAAATTATATTTATTTTTATACATTTTTTAGAATAAGTATTGATTTTTAAAGAAAAGGTTGTTAAAGTAAGAGAATAATAAATGAATAAAAACATAATTTAGTTGTATATTTATACGAACAATCTAAGGAGGAAATATAAATGTCACAAAATAAAGTTGTTCTTGCATACTCAGGCGGATTGGATACATCAGTTGCGGTTAAATGGCTGCAGGATCAAGGTTATGCTGTTGTTGCCTGCTGCCTAGACGTTGGTGAAGGGAAAGATCTGAACTTTATCCAGAAAAAAGCTTTAACTGTGGGAGCTGTCCAATCTTATGTGATTGATGCAAAAGAGGAATTTGCTAATGAATATGCATTAATAGCGCTGCAGGCACATGCCTTATATGAAAATAAGTATCCATTAGTCTCTGCACTTTCACGCCCGCTGATCGCCAAAAAGCTTGTTGAAGTAGCAGAAAAAGAAGGTGCAGTAGCAGTCGCGCATGGATGTACCGGCAAAGGAAATGACCAGGTTCGTTTTGAAGTGGCAATTCAGGCCCTTAACCCTGATCTTCAAGTGCTGGCTCCGGTTCGTGAGTGGAGCTGGTCACGTGAGGAAGAAATTGAATATGCAAAACAAAACAATATCCCCATCCCAATTAATCTGGATTCTCCGTACAGCATTGATCAAAACTTATGGGGCAGAAGCAATGAGTGCGGAGTCTTGGAAGATCCATGGGCAGCTCCTCCGGAAGATGCATACGATCTTACTGTTTCTCTTGAAAAAGCACCTGATACACCTGATACGGTTGAAATCGGTTTTGAAAAGGGTGTTCCAGTCAGCTTGAATGGCAAAAGTATGAAGCTTTCCGAGCTTATTGCCGAACTGAATGAGGTTGCAGGCAAGCATGGAGTTGGGCGTATCGATCATGTGGAAAATCGTCTTGTCGGAATCAAATCCCGTGAAGTTTACGAGTGTCCGGGAGCAATGACACTCCTTAAAGCACATAAAGAGCTTGAGGATTTAACGATGGTAAAAGAATTGGCCCACTTTAAACCGGTTATTGAGAAAAAAGTGGCTGAGCTTATATACGAGGGATTGTGGTTCTCGCAGCTTAACAATGCTTTAACGGCTTTCCTGAAAGAGACACAAACCTTTGTTACAGGAACAGTGAGAGTGAAGCTGTTTAAAGGCCATGCGATTGTTGAAGGAAGAAAATCTCCTTATTCCCTATACGATGAAAAGTTAGCAACTTATACTTCTGATGATGAATTTGACCATAATGCGGCAGTAGGCTTTATTAAGCTTTGGGGATTGCCGACAAAGGTGCAGAGCATTGTTCAAAACAGCAAGAAGGTGACAGTGTGAAAAAGTTATGGGGAGGCAGATTCACAAAATCTGCTGAAGAATGGGTAGATGAGTTCGGAGCGTCAATTTCATTTGACCAGGAATTGGTTATGGAAGATATCGAAGGGAGCATGGCCCATGTTGCCATGCTTTCTAAAACAGGAATCATCACAGAGGACGAAGCTCAAAAAATCAAAACAGGCCTTCAGCAGCTTAAAGAGAAAGCTGCTAAGGGTGAACTGGCTTACTCAGTAAAGCTTGAAGATATCCATTTAAATCTTGAGAGTCATTTGACCGAACTGTCTGGGCCTGTCGGAGGTAAACTTCATACCGCAAGAAGCCGAAATGACCAGGTGGCAACAGATATGCATTTATACTTGCGAAAGCAGGTGGAGCAGATTGTTGAATTGATTCAGGAAATGCAGGAAGAGTTAATCATCCAGGCTGAAAATAATGTGGAAACTATCATGCCGGGCTATACTCATCTGCAGCGGGCACAGCCGATCTCTTTCGGCCACCATTTAATGGCCTATTTCTGGATGCTTGAGAGGGACAAAGAGCGTTTTTCTGAAAGCTTAAAGAGAATAAACTTATCTCCTCTTGGAGCAGGGGCTCTGGCTGGCACCACTTTCCCGATTGACCGTGAGTATACAGCTGAACTTCTGGGCTTTGAAGGCATCTATGAGAACAGCCTGGATGCGGTCAGTGACAGAGACTTTATTCTTGAGTTTTTATCCTCAAGCTCAATCCTGATGATGCATCTGTCTCGTTTAAGTGAAGAATTCATCCTTTGGTCAAGCCAGGAGTTTCAATTCATTGAACTGGACGACAGCTTCGCAACTGGCAGCAGTATTATGCCGCAGAAGAAGAATCCGGATATGGCGGAACTCATCCGCGGTAAAACCGGACGTGTATACGGTAACCTTATGGGGCTGCTGACAGTACTGAAGGGCCTGCCGCTAGCCTATAATAAAGATATGCAGGAAGATAAGGAAGGGATGTTTGACACTGTAAAGACAGTCACAGGTTCACTGAAAATCTTTGCAGGGATGATCCGCACCATGAAGGTTAAAACAGAGCAAATGGAAAAAGCGACTAAAAATGATTTTTCCAACGCTACTGAATTGGCGGATTATCTATCTGATAAAGGCATTCCATTCAGAGAAGCACATGAAATTGTCGGGAAACTTGTTCTTGTCTGTGTCCAAAAGGGATGCTTCCTTGGAGATTTGCCGCTTGTTGATTTCAAGAACGCCCATTCATTGTTCGATGAAGATATTTATGAAGTGCTGAATCCTTATACAGCTGTCAAAAGAAGAAATAGTGCAGGCGGAACAGGATTCAAACAAGTAAGCATCGCAATTGATAAAGCGAAGGAATCTCTCGGCATTAAAGAGTTTGTCAATAAATAAATGAAAAAATGGCGCTGCGGAAGGCAGCGCCATTTTTTTCTATTCTTCATCTTCTTTATCCGTTCTGACAACGAGGACATCACAGCGGGCATAGCGGGTAATATGTTCAGATACACTGCCGATGATGAAACGTTCAACTGCGTTCATGCCTGTTGCACCGCAAATGATCAGGTCGACGCTGTGCTTTCTGGCAATATCCTTTGGAATTTTCACTTTTGGGGAACCATAATCGACTTCATATGTTACATTATCGATGCCTGCATCCATTGCTGTTCTTTTGTATTTTTCCATTAATTCAGTTGCGAAAAGGTCAGCCCTTTCAGCTATTGTGCGGTCATAGGCTTCAACAGTAGCAAAAGTGCGGGTATCAATGATATGTGCCAAGACAAGAGAAGCATTATTGCGCTTCGCAATTTCAATTGCTTTTTTAAAAGCCCATTCTGCTTCCGTTGAACCATCTACAGCGACTAATATGTTTTTATACTTCATGCCCATTTGTATCTCCTCCTTTACCTATATTATACAGCTGTAAAATCTGAATATCTGTAACAAAAAATCGAACAATAGTAAGGCTGATAAAAATATATTAAAGGAGCAGATGAGGATGGAAAAGCGAGAACCACAAGCAGGATCCGCATATTTTTTTGATGAGCAGGGGACAAATGAAGTTAGCGAACAAATTATGAATGCCTATAACAGCGGTGTTATTGATCAGCCGAATGCCGAGTTTGACATGAAAGCTCACGAACGGAATGAAGGCCATCTCCGATAAGAAAAAGAAGCAAAGCTCTCATTAATCATGAGAGCTTTTTAGCTGAGAATTAAGAATGCCGGAAAAAGTAAAAATGGGCAAAGGTTTTGTATACTTTTCCGTCAAATAGCCATATAAAGTTAATAGGTATTTCACTTAAATTACGGAGGTATGCAGCATGCGTATCGGAGTTCCAAAGGAAGTAAAAAACAATGAAAACAGGGTTGCGATGACCCCTGCTGGGGTTATGAATCTCATTCAATTTGGACATGAAGTCTATATCGAAGCGGATGCCGGGACAGGTTCCGGTTTTTCGGATAACGACTATATAGGTGCTGGTGCACATATTGTTCAAACTGCAGAAGAGGCATGGTCAATGGATATGGTCATGAAGGTAAAAGAGCCGATACAAGGCGAATATGTATATTTTCGGGAAGGGTTAATTCTCTTTACATATCTGCATTTGGCTGCTGAACCTGATTTGACAAGTGCTTTAATTGATAAGAAAGTAGCGGGCATTGCTTATGAAACAGTCCAGCTTCCCAACCGGACTTTGCCTCTATTGACTCCAATGAGTGAAGTTGCCGGAAGAATGGCAGCTCAGGTAGGAGCCCAATTTTTAGAAAAAATACATGGAGGGAAAGGAATCCTGCTATCGGGGGTACCAGGTGTACAGCGTGGAAATGTTACCATAATCGGCGGCGGGGTTGCTGGAACCAATGCGGCAAAAATGGCAATAGGCCTTGGGGCAAAGGTAACAATGATTGACTTGAATCCCGACCGCCTTCGGCAGCTGGATGATATCTTCGGAAAAGAAGTAACAACGCTGATCTCTAACCCTTACAATATCGCTGAAGCTGTTAAGGATTCAGATCTCGTAATTGGAGCCGTACTTATTCCGGGAGCAAAAGCACCGAAGCTTGTCACAGAGGATATGATTAAAACGATGAACCCGGGCTCTGTAATTGTGGACATTGCGATCGATCAGGGTGGAATATTCGAAACAACTGATCGAATTACGACCCATGATAATCCCACATATGAAAAGCATGGCGTAGTTCATTATGCGGTAGCTAATATGCCTGGAGCAGTTCCCAGAACATCCACTCTTGCATTGACCAACGTGACGGTGCCTTATGCAGTTCAAATTGCGAATAAAGGCTACAAGCAGGCATGTCTGGATAATGAGGCTTTATTAAAGGGAGTTAATACGTTAAATGGCTATGTGACTTACAAAGCGGTAGCAGAGGCCCATAGCCTTGACTATTCAGATACGAGTACGCAATTGGAACAGCAATAGGAAAAGCTCCAGGTATCCGCTTATCGGCGCCTGGAGCTTTCAAAAAAATCCGGAGCTGAATAGCTCCGGATTTTTTTGTGGAATTTTTCTAATGTCTATTTAATAACCTGAAGCTCTTTCGGGAACTTGGTTAAAATTTCAACTCCGTCTGCTGTTACAGCAAGGTCATCTTCAATCCGCACTCCGG
This window of the Cytobacillus pseudoceanisediminis genome carries:
- a CDS encoding acetate kinase, with protein sequence MAKIIAINAGSSSLKFQLFDMPSEEVITKGLIERIGLDNAVFNISVNGEKIKEVTDIPDHAVAVKILLDKLTNLGIIKSLDEIEGIGHRVVHGGEAFNDSVVITDEVLAKIDELSELAPLHNPANITGIKAFQQVLPNVPAVAVFDTAFHQTMPESSFLYSLPYEYYEKYGIRKYGFHGTSHKYVSERAAEMLGRPLEQLRLISCHLGNGASITAIEGGKSIDTSMGFTPLAGVTMGTRSGNIDPALIPFIMEKTGKNADEVLDVLNKKSGMLGVSGFSSDLRDIEVQAVEGNERAELALEVFANRIHKYIGSYASRMYGVDAIIFTAGIGENSDVIRDRVLQGLEFMGVYWDPALNKVRGEEAFINYPHSPVKVMIIPTNEEVMIARDVLRLSK
- a CDS encoding MogA/MoaB family molybdenum cofactor biosynthesis protein — protein: MSTFEHKKEAPKEVRCKVVTVSDTRDKETDKSGKLMIRLLEEAGHVISDYEIVKDEGSLIRQAVLKGCENPGIDAVLTNGGTGIALRDVTIETVRQLFDKEMDGFGELFRMLSYTEDIGSAAILSRAAAGTVQNKAVFSTPGSSGAVRLAMNKLILPELGHIVRELRKDL
- a CDS encoding argininosuccinate synthase; the encoded protein is MSQNKVVLAYSGGLDTSVAVKWLQDQGYAVVACCLDVGEGKDLNFIQKKALTVGAVQSYVIDAKEEFANEYALIALQAHALYENKYPLVSALSRPLIAKKLVEVAEKEGAVAVAHGCTGKGNDQVRFEVAIQALNPDLQVLAPVREWSWSREEEIEYAKQNNIPIPINLDSPYSIDQNLWGRSNECGVLEDPWAAPPEDAYDLTVSLEKAPDTPDTVEIGFEKGVPVSLNGKSMKLSELIAELNEVAGKHGVGRIDHVENRLVGIKSREVYECPGAMTLLKAHKELEDLTMVKELAHFKPVIEKKVAELIYEGLWFSQLNNALTAFLKETQTFVTGTVRVKLFKGHAIVEGRKSPYSLYDEKLATYTSDDEFDHNAAVGFIKLWGLPTKVQSIVQNSKKVTV
- the argH gene encoding argininosuccinate lyase codes for the protein MKKLWGGRFTKSAEEWVDEFGASISFDQELVMEDIEGSMAHVAMLSKTGIITEDEAQKIKTGLQQLKEKAAKGELAYSVKLEDIHLNLESHLTELSGPVGGKLHTARSRNDQVATDMHLYLRKQVEQIVELIQEMQEELIIQAENNVETIMPGYTHLQRAQPISFGHHLMAYFWMLERDKERFSESLKRINLSPLGAGALAGTTFPIDREYTAELLGFEGIYENSLDAVSDRDFILEFLSSSSILMMHLSRLSEEFILWSSQEFQFIELDDSFATGSSIMPQKKNPDMAELIRGKTGRVYGNLMGLLTVLKGLPLAYNKDMQEDKEGMFDTVKTVTGSLKIFAGMIRTMKVKTEQMEKATKNDFSNATELADYLSDKGIPFREAHEIVGKLVLVCVQKGCFLGDLPLVDFKNAHSLFDEDIYEVLNPYTAVKRRNSAGGTGFKQVSIAIDKAKESLGIKEFVNK
- a CDS encoding universal stress protein, giving the protein MGMKYKNILVAVDGSTEAEWAFKKAIEIAKRNNASLVLAHIIDTRTFATVEAYDRTIAERADLFATELMEKYKRTAMDAGIDNVTYEVDYGSPKVKIPKDIARKHSVDLIICGATGMNAVERFIIGSVSEHITRYARCDVLVVRTDKEDEE
- the ald gene encoding alanine dehydrogenase, with product MRIGVPKEVKNNENRVAMTPAGVMNLIQFGHEVYIEADAGTGSGFSDNDYIGAGAHIVQTAEEAWSMDMVMKVKEPIQGEYVYFREGLILFTYLHLAAEPDLTSALIDKKVAGIAYETVQLPNRTLPLLTPMSEVAGRMAAQVGAQFLEKIHGGKGILLSGVPGVQRGNVTIIGGGVAGTNAAKMAIGLGAKVTMIDLNPDRLRQLDDIFGKEVTTLISNPYNIAEAVKDSDLVIGAVLIPGAKAPKLVTEDMIKTMNPGSVIVDIAIDQGGIFETTDRITTHDNPTYEKHGVVHYAVANMPGAVPRTSTLALTNVTVPYAVQIANKGYKQACLDNEALLKGVNTLNGYVTYKAVAEAHSLDYSDTSTQLEQQ